The sequence below is a genomic window from Microbacterium abyssi.
GTGGGCGGGATGCAGGGGGAGCGGATCGAGCTGATCTCGATGTGGGTCGCGCCGGAGGCACGCGGTCACGGTGTCGGAGACGCGCTCATCTCGGCTGTCGAAGCATGGGCTATTCCACAGGCGACAGAGTTGTGGCTCGCCGTCGTGCCGACCAACAGCGCAGCTGTCACGGCGTACGTCCGCAACGGCTTCGAGCACGTCGACGAGCCCGGCGATCCACTTCCGGAGGACAGAGGCCGCGAACTGCTCATGCGCAAGCGCCTCGGCTGACCGGACACCCCCCGCTCAACGCGGGATCACTGACGCCCGTCCTCAGAACGCAGCAAGTGCCTCGGCCAGCATCCGATGCCCTTGCGCCTCGAACTCCTCGTCACCGACCTGGAAGGCCCAGCACGCCGTGCCGACAGCTTCCTGCAGGCGCGCGAATCGCCAGTGGTCCGCGTCCCGGGGATCCTCGCCATAACCGTTGAAGAACGCCGTCTCCAGCTCCGGCTGTCCGCGCCACTGCTGGGCTGCGAGGCGAGTCAGATCCGTTGCGGCGGGACGGAATCCGAATCGGCCGAAGTCGATCACGCGCACGACGTCGCCGTCGGTCAGCCAGTTGCGGGGCTGCCAGTCGCCGTGAGCGGGTACGACCGCGGCCGGCGTGGTCGGCGATGAATGCAAGATGTGCCGAGTCTCGGACGCGGTATCCGCATCCACGCGATTCGGCTGGTCGAGCCAGGACAATGCCCGATCCCTCGTGCGTGTCCAGTAACCCGCATCCTCCCGCGTCTCCTGGCGATGCAACTCGCGCAGCAGCGCACCGGCGCGGTTGTATGTGTCGGACTGCTGTTCCGCATCCGTACCCTCTACCAATCGGCCCGGCAGGTGATCGAGGATCATCACCCTCAGTGACGCATCGCCATCTCGCAGTCGCGCGGCGTGTCCGGTGTCGACGAGCGCGCGAGTGTACTTCGGGTGCGCCGAGAGCTCGCGTTCGATGTGATGGTTGCTGGCACCGCCGGCCTTCACCACGGCATCGCCCGCGGTGGAACGCACGTGCAGCACGATCGATTCGACCACGTTCCAAGACATGTCGCGCACCGAATCCGGTTCACCCAATCGCGCATGAACCCAGTTCTGTTGCTCAGGCGAGAGGCGGTCCAATGCGCTCACAGCGCGAACTCCACTTCGCCCTTCGCGATGTCGA
It includes:
- a CDS encoding GNAT family N-acetyltransferase; the encoded protein is MQTLTESDWRAWRSLRLRALQDAPFAFGSRYEDWKNAPEERWRQRLRNSGMLNVIALRDGIPAGMVGGMQGERIELISMWVAPEARGHGVGDALISAVEAWAIPQATELWLAVVPTNSAAVTAYVRNGFEHVDEPGDPLPEDRGRELLMRKRLG
- a CDS encoding phosphotransferase family protein, producing MSWNVVESIVLHVRSTAGDAVVKAGGASNHHIERELSAHPKYTRALVDTGHAARLRDGDASLRVMILDHLPGRLVEGTDAEQQSDTYNRAGALLRELHRQETREDAGYWTRTRDRALSWLDQPNRVDADTASETRHILHSSPTTPAAVVPAHGDWQPRNWLTDGDVVRVIDFGRFGFRPAATDLTRLAAQQWRGQPELETAFFNGYGEDPRDADHWRFARLQEAVGTACWAFQVGDEEFEAQGHRMLAEALAAF